A single window of Onychomys torridus chromosome 8, mOncTor1.1, whole genome shotgun sequence DNA harbors:
- the Unkl gene encoding putative E3 ubiquitin-protein ligase UNKL isoform X6, whose amino-acid sequence MTPPQQPPPLRSEPATLGSAASSYNSLGLNGVPGSIWDFVSGSFSPSPSPILNSGPSASSSASPNSAELARVRRQLDEAKRKIRQWEESWQRVKQACDAWQREAQEAKERARVADSDRQLAVQRKEEVEAQVKQLQEELEGLGLSSLPGLRNLGDISDIPLPKLHSLQSQLRLDLEAVDGVIFQLRAKQCVGCQERAHGTVLRPCQHRVLCELCAASTPECPYCKGQPLPW is encoded by the exons ATGACGCCCCCCCAGCAGCCACCACCCCTCCGGTCGGAGCCGGCTACGCTGGGCTCTGCAGCCTCATCTTACAACTCTTTAG GTTTGAACGGCGTCCCTGGGAGCATCTGGGACTTTGTTTCTGGCAGCTTCTCTCctagcccatcccccattctgaACTCTGGCCCTTCGGCTTCCTCAAGTGCAAGTCCAAACAGTGCTGAGCTGGCACGGGTCAGGCGACAGCTAGATGAAGCCAAAAGAAAGATCAGGCAGTGGGAAGAGTCTTGGCAGCGAGTGAAGCAG GCCTGTGATGCCTGGCAGAGAGAGGCTCAGGAGGCCAAGGAGAGAGCCCGTGTAGCGGACAGTGACCGGCAGCTGGCcgtgcagaggaaggaggaggtggaggcccAGGTGAAGCAGCTGCAAGAGGAGctagagggcctgggtttgtCCTCACTGCCAGGGCTGCGGAACTTGGGTGACATCAGCGACATCCCTCTCCCCAAGCTGCATTCCCTGCAGAGCCAGCTGCGCCTGGACCTGGAGGCCGTGGACGGG GTGATCTTCCAACTTCGTGCCAAACAGTGTGTGGGCTGCCAGGAGAGGGCCCATGGCACTGTCCTTCGGCCCTGCCAGCACCGTGTCTTATGCGAGCTGTGTGCAGCCAGTACCCCTGAGTGCCCCTACTGCAAGGGCCAGCCCCTCCCATGGTGA